One segment of Cydia amplana chromosome 16, ilCydAmpl1.1, whole genome shotgun sequence DNA contains the following:
- the LOC134655199 gene encoding magnetosome-associated protein MamJ-like, producing MKLLLLTLFVAVGFATPIPTDPSGDAVEVVVNGLAEGEALDIGHIVDVKVKEIVDGEVAAVANALHPFTAQGLAEAAIAAEAEQAAAVPEIAEPVAPEVPEVVVLPEPGTPEVVPEPVVIPEPAVPEVIPDPVVLPEPATPEVAPEPVVLPEPAAPEVVPAPIELPEPAAPEVAPEVAPEPVAVEELPEVADTPQVNGEIFNNGVVSITVNTPEDAGVVATLSSWVSMMVNYVHSGIAYTQQLI from the coding sequence ATGAAACTTCTACTGTTGACTTTGTTCGTTGCGGTGGGCTTCGCCACCCCCATCCCCACGGATCCCTCCGGAGATGCCGTGGAGGTGGTCGTCAACGGCTTAGCCGAAGGCGAGGCTTTGGACATCGGACATATCGTCGACGTGAAAGTGAAGGAAATCGTGGATGGTGAGGTGGCCGCCGTCGCTAACGCTCTCCATCCGTTCACCGCCCAAGGTCTAGCTGAGGCTGCCATCGCCGCCGAAGCTGAGCAAGCTGCTGCTGTGCCTGAGATTGCTGAGCCTGTTGCCCCTGAGGTGCCTGAGGTTGTCGTGCTGCCGGAGCCTGGTACTCCTGAGGTGGTGCCTGAGCCCGTAGTTATACCTGAGCCCGCTGTCCCTGAGGTTATCCCCGACCCCGTCGTACTGCCTGAGCCTGCTACACCTGAGGTGGCTCCTGAGCCTGTTGTCCTGCCTGAGCCCGCTGCCCCTGAGGTCGTCCCCGCCCCAATCGAGCTGCCTGAGCCCGCTGCCCCTGAAGTCGCCCCCGAAGTGGCTCCGGAACCGGTTGCCGTCGAGGAGCTCCCCGAGGTTGCCGACACTCCCCAGGTCAACGGCGAGATCTTTAACAACGGCGTCGTCTCCATCACGGTGAACACGCCCGAAGACGCTGGTGTCGTCGCCACGCTCTCCTCTTGGGTCAGCATGATGGTGAACTACGTCCACAGCGGAATTGCGTACACTCAGCAACTCATCTAA